A window of the Glaciimonas sp. CA11.2 genome harbors these coding sequences:
- a CDS encoding tripartite tricarboxylate transporter substrate binding protein — protein MTIRSPASPQRRHIIQSAAVALSSLAFGINPAAAARFTDGVVKIMVGFPPGGSGDTFARIFANALREELGNPIIIENKPGAGGLTVALTFLHGPKDGSQLMMATGSTAVSAPISHANPPYNPVTDFQWIALLSNAPFVIAVNPNLPFTDLKGLVAYAKAHPNKLSYGHAGLGTTVHLAGELFKSIAGIDVADIAYKGSAGAIVASLAGEVQMVIETSGTLMPYQKSGKLRIITTMAEARERNLPDVPTSREAGYDLIAGTANLLAAPLGTPRDVTDPISLAVNRTMARPAIQAQLTQLGIEPVLKSSPAQAQAFVAAEVARWTPLVKKLGIAL, from the coding sequence ATGACAATCCGATCACCCGCTTCGCCCCAGCGTCGCCACATCATTCAGAGCGCGGCCGTAGCCCTATCAAGTTTGGCGTTTGGTATTAATCCTGCCGCCGCCGCCCGCTTTACTGATGGGGTTGTAAAAATCATGGTCGGCTTTCCGCCCGGCGGTTCCGGCGATACGTTTGCGCGCATTTTTGCGAACGCATTACGGGAAGAGTTAGGCAATCCGATTATTATTGAAAATAAGCCTGGTGCCGGTGGTTTGACCGTCGCTCTGACATTTTTGCACGGCCCCAAGGATGGTAGTCAATTGATGATGGCAACCGGTTCCACTGCCGTGTCCGCCCCCATTTCGCATGCTAATCCGCCTTACAATCCAGTGACCGATTTCCAATGGATAGCGCTGCTGAGCAACGCCCCATTCGTGATCGCGGTCAACCCAAACCTTCCCTTTACGGACCTCAAGGGCCTCGTCGCTTACGCCAAAGCACATCCCAATAAATTATCTTATGGACATGCCGGACTTGGTACAACGGTCCATCTGGCAGGCGAGCTATTTAAATCGATTGCAGGGATTGATGTAGCCGATATTGCGTACAAAGGTAGTGCGGGCGCGATTGTGGCTTCCCTAGCCGGTGAAGTGCAAATGGTTATCGAGACCTCCGGCACGCTCATGCCATATCAAAAATCCGGCAAATTGCGCATCATTACCACGATGGCGGAAGCGCGAGAAAGAAATCTGCCGGATGTGCCAACCTCACGGGAGGCTGGATACGATTTGATCGCGGGAACTGCTAACCTGCTTGCGGCACCATTAGGCACACCGCGTGATGTAACTGACCCGATTTCGCTGGCCGTAAATCGTACGATGGCGCGTCCTGCCATACAGGCACAGTTGACCCAACTGGGAATTGAACCTGTACTGAAATCTAGCCCTGCCCAAGCGCAAGCTTTTGTCGCTGCTGAAGTTGCACGCTGGACACCGCTGGTGAAAAAGCTTGGTATTGCGCTGTAA
- a CDS encoding MarR family winged helix-turn-helix transcriptional regulator, with product MPDTLQQHDRDLMHLTMSLGQITRAYKVAADQSVSNLGLSQATAWPLVMIGRLGSGVRPGSVADALGLDPASVVRVIDHLIAAKLVERREDPTDRRAKLLYLTEEGSCRVLKLEAALLPFRRQLFTDIDTADIHACLRVFDALSGALASCPTRSDTL from the coding sequence ATGCCTGACACACTTCAACAACATGACCGTGACCTAATGCATTTGACAATGTCACTCGGCCAGATAACACGCGCCTATAAGGTTGCCGCCGATCAAAGCGTATCGAATTTAGGCTTGTCGCAAGCTACCGCATGGCCACTGGTTATGATTGGCCGCCTCGGTAGCGGCGTGCGCCCGGGCAGCGTCGCTGATGCATTGGGATTGGATCCTGCCTCTGTGGTGCGCGTGATTGATCATTTGATTGCCGCAAAATTGGTCGAACGGCGCGAAGATCCTACCGACCGCAGGGCGAAGCTGTTATATCTTACTGAAGAGGGAAGTTGTCGCGTGCTGAAACTGGAAGCGGCACTGTTACCCTTCCGACGGCAGTTGTTTACCGATATCGATACCGCGGATATTCATGCGTGCTTACGCGTTTTCGACGCTTTAAGCGGTGCGCTGGCTTCGTGCCCGACGCGCAGTGACACACTTTAA
- a CDS encoding nitronate monooxygenase: MRTPICEKLGCDLPIFAFSHCRDVVVEVTKAGGFGVLGASTFSPEQLETELCWIDEHVGGRPYGVDVIIPTKYDKQSESSTQDLEKLIPDEHRAFLDKILDDAGVPPLPEDERERIHASIVHGRGNMTPDGARRLLRVALTHPQVKLVVSALGSPPPDIVAELRERGVMIGAMCGKGEHAARHRAAGVQLIVAQGTEAGGHTGDIATMVLVPQVVEACGDDVAVLAAGGIAKGSQIAAALALGAQGVWCGSLWLGTRESELDPFEKEVLFETKTEDAVRRRARTGKPVRMIKSLLSEAWEQPGAPAYLPTPLQGILYNEAHARVVRAKRKDLYSFPVGQVVGMLNEESSVRDVMYRLQLEYIETMERLHQLSPSDA; this comes from the coding sequence ATGCGTACCCCTATTTGTGAAAAACTCGGTTGTGATTTACCGATCTTCGCTTTCTCTCACTGCCGCGACGTCGTGGTGGAAGTGACCAAGGCGGGCGGCTTCGGCGTGCTAGGTGCCTCGACTTTTTCGCCTGAGCAACTAGAAACCGAATTATGCTGGATCGATGAACATGTGGGCGGTCGCCCGTATGGAGTAGATGTCATTATTCCGACGAAGTACGACAAACAATCAGAAAGCAGCACGCAAGATCTGGAAAAGTTAATTCCGGATGAGCATCGCGCTTTCCTGGATAAAATATTGGATGACGCTGGCGTTCCGCCCCTTCCCGAAGACGAACGTGAGCGCATCCACGCTTCGATTGTGCATGGTCGCGGCAACATGACACCCGATGGTGCACGCCGCTTGCTACGCGTGGCGTTGACGCATCCCCAAGTCAAGCTGGTCGTCAGCGCGCTGGGATCGCCGCCACCGGATATAGTGGCAGAATTGCGCGAACGTGGTGTCATGATCGGTGCCATGTGCGGCAAAGGCGAGCATGCTGCGCGTCATCGCGCTGCCGGTGTCCAGCTCATCGTTGCGCAAGGCACTGAGGCAGGCGGACATACCGGTGATATCGCCACGATGGTGTTGGTGCCGCAGGTCGTTGAAGCGTGCGGTGATGACGTCGCCGTGTTAGCGGCGGGCGGCATTGCCAAAGGTAGTCAGATTGCAGCGGCGCTGGCATTAGGAGCACAAGGGGTCTGGTGCGGCAGTCTTTGGCTCGGCACACGTGAGAGTGAGTTAGACCCATTTGAGAAAGAAGTCTTATTCGAGACTAAGACTGAGGATGCAGTGCGGCGTCGTGCCCGGACCGGCAAGCCGGTACGCATGATTAAGAGCTTACTGTCGGAGGCATGGGAGCAACCGGGTGCGCCCGCTTACTTACCGACTCCGCTACAAGGTATTCTCTACAACGAAGCGCATGCACGCGTAGTGCGCGCCAAGCGCAAGGATTTGTACTCTTTCCCTGTCGGTCAGGTCGTCGGCATGCTCAATGAAGAAAGTTCAGTGCGGGATGTCATGTACCGACTACAGCTTGAGTATATCGAGACCATGGAGCGACTACATCAGTTGTCGCCCTCAGACGCTTAA
- a CDS encoding CzcE family metal-binding protein: MSNNSISALTAAGTLRTSLLASILAIACSSSFAAELPLKFLGDPGTTGTATQTINIKPDTKYVNVTGGQTVKFVVGDKSFAWYFDVGTNVSTFDLNRVAPANILTQPIKVYVAQDVTSI; the protein is encoded by the coding sequence ATGTCCAATAATTCTATCTCCGCCCTTACTGCCGCTGGCACACTGCGCACTTCGCTTTTGGCTTCAATACTCGCCATAGCATGCTCTTCCTCATTTGCAGCAGAATTGCCACTGAAGTTTTTGGGTGATCCCGGTACGACAGGAACCGCGACGCAAACCATCAACATCAAACCTGATACCAAGTATGTCAATGTGACCGGCGGTCAAACGGTCAAGTTTGTTGTTGGCGACAAATCGTTCGCCTGGTACTTTGACGTCGGTACCAATGTTTCAACGTTTGACTTGAATCGGGTCGCACCGGCTAATATCCTTACGCAACCGATTAAGGTTTATGTCGCGCAAGACGTTACGTCGATTTAG